A region of the Candidatus Bathyarchaeota archaeon genome:
TACCGAAGCTTTCTCTTCCGCAAGCACCACAGTAGTCTCTAAGTTTGAAGTATTCTTTTCCACAAATAATGCAACGACTACCACGCAATCTATCGCCTATATAGGAAACTCGCCTTTCAATCGGTTCACTGCTCACGTCAATTGCCTCCCTAAAACGTACACATATGCTTTGGTTCCGAAGCCTTCCAACTCGTGAACACAACCGTATCTGAGTTCACCATCTGCTTTTACCTGTCTTTCACCAGCCTCTCGTCTCAACTGTTGGAAAACCTCAAAAATCTCCGCCCCTCCTGTGGCACCCAAAGGATTTCCATCAGCTTTAAGCCCACCATTCATGTTTACAAAGACTTTTCTACCGTCAAGCTCAAAGTAGTCTTCATTCTCCTGAGAACTTTTGTAAATATCCATCCAAGCCTTGCCCTTCTCGCAGAACCCCAAATCTTCTAAAGAAACCATCCCCATCATAGTAGACGAATCATATAGTTCCAAAATTGAAATGTCATCCAGTCGAATATCCGATGTCTTAAGAACATCCTTAATCGCCAGTCTAGTAGCCACGAAGCCTGTCAAGTCGTTGCGCGAGGGGAAAGTAATATAGTCTGTAGCTAGAGAATAACCCCGAATGTAGACTGGTTTGTCAGTGTAGGACTCAGCCAAATCTGAATTTGTTAATATCAAAGCAGATGCACCATCAGATATTGGTGCGAAATCGAACAAGCCTAAAGGTCTTCTTGCCCTAGCTCTTGCTTTTATAACTGTATCTACAGAGATTTCTTTGTGAAACTGGGCGTACTTGTTTTTCATGGCATTACGGTGATTCTTTACAGAAAACTCAGCCAACGCCGTGTTTAAAACGTCAAGATGCTCACCAGTGACCCCGTATCTTTTAATGTATGCTCTAAGCATAAGCTCATGATTCGCCTCTGGCGTACATCCAGCATAATAACTCCACGGATCCTCCAGAAGCATAAGGTCGTCTCTAATTTTGTCCCACCGATCCGTCATCTTTTCCATTCCACCCACAAGCACAAGCTCATACTTCCCTGCCAGAACGGCGTTGCAAGCATTCGAGAGAGCAGAACCAAAGGAACGTGTGATTTCCATGGGAACGTTTAGCTCTAAGAGTTCAGACAGAAACCCCTCTTCAAGCCCTAACTTGTTGGTTATGGGAAGAAAATAGTCTGCAAAGTGACAAGCATTTAGATCTCTACGTTCAATACTTGCAGAGCTTAAAGCTGACAGCCCAGATTCCTCAACCAAGCTTTCAGGCGCGCTTTCATAATGCTCCCCAAACTTGGTTCTGCCCACGCTGACGATAGCCGGGCACATTCCCTTCATTATGAATATTAACTCCTTTCTTTACAAAGTTTTTATCCATTTATATAAGTATCTTTCTTAAGTGTTTGCCATCTTGCAGAAGACTCCACATTTAAAAAAATACAGCTTAGATGTAACAAGGAAAACTTGGAAAACATATGAGACAGGCTAACAGAATTGTTGTAACTGTTAAGGAAATTCGCAGAAAATGTCCAGTATTCAAGGTTGGAGACAGAATAGTTCTTGATGAGCCAAAAATAATTTTGGAGGAAACAGATGCCTGCGTATCCATGCGTTAGGGTCAATGGCATACATACTCTTTGCGTTGAGAAGAGAAATAAGCTTCAAAGAATTAGGCTTAACGAAGAACGAAGAGAATGTGGGCTATGTTTAATGTCTCGACCCAAGGCCTCCATACACTTTTGGCGGAACAGTTGTGTTTGAAATTAGGCGTGAATAGAAAAGCTAGGTAACGTTTTTATTCACTTACTAGTGAACACGTAGGATTTGTGGCCCTTACTATGGCTTCGAAAAAGAGAACGGTGCTACTCGGCATGTGTTTGCTGATTTTCTTAGTGTCGGCATCTGCTGAAAATATGGTTTTCTTTAGGTATTCTGGAAATTTGTTTGCCAATCCACCTGTTGCTGTGATATTAGTTTTTATCCATAACGTTCTTGTGGTTTCTCTTATTCTGCTTGCGATGACTTTCTACGTTGAACTAGTTCTTTCTTTCTTCAAGCCGAAAAAGTATGAATACATTGTGCTCCAGCATCCACGAGTCTTTGCTTTGGTGTTTACTTTCATGATTATTTTGTTAAGTATTTTCAGGGCTAGCATGATTGTTTTCGGAACAGTATTCATAAACGGTTTAACTACGGTTGTTCTGTTAAGCTTGCCCAACGGATTGATTGAGGGCTACGGAATTTATTTAACAATACAGAAAACGCTGAAAAGAAGCATGACAATGCGGGATCTTTTAGTGATTTATTTACTATTTTTTATAGCAGCAGTGGTAGAGGTCGGGTTCATCCAGCTACTTTTGTTGGTAAGCACTGCTTGAACCTTTAAATAAACATCGCTATAATTCATTGAAATAAAATTGTGGAGAGAGTTAAATGCGCCTTTTCCATGTCGCCTCCGACAAAGAGATAAAACAAGCGGAAACAACCGACATTTACTTTGTACACACAAAAAAGATTTTAGAAGCTAAAAGCTTGGAAAAAATCCGTGTTGTAGCAGAAGTAACTCCTGGTCGCCTTCCAGAAAACTGGCCTTGGAGCATTTTATGCGGCATCGAAGAACTAGCCCATCTGTTTAGGGGCATTCCCGTTGATGTTTATTCAATGCCTGAAGGAACAGTATTCTATCCCACTGACTATCAAGGTTTTCGCGAGCCCGTCTTAAGAATTGAAGGCTCTTACGGAAAGTTTTGCCTCTATGAGACCCCTCTTCTAGGTCTTATTTGTCAAGCCTCGGGAATCGCCACTCGAGCAGCGAGAGTGAAGAAGATTGCTGAAAACAAAAACGTGATTTCTTTTGGCATTCGTCGCATGCATCCAGCTCTTTCATCCATAATAGACCGAGCAGCCTTTATTGGCGGATTTGACGCAGTTAGCAGTCTGACAGGCGCAAAAACAACAGATACCAAACCTGTGGGAACTATGCCCCATGCTCTCATCATAGTTGTAGGCGATCAAATCAAGGCATGGAAAGCTTTCGACAGCATAATTGAAGAAGATGTGCCTCGTGTTGTCTTGGTGGACACGTACTCGGATGAGAAGATGGAGGCAATTATGGCTGCAGAAGCTGTAAAAAATCTGAAAGCCGTACGCCTTGATACTCCAGCGTCTCGTAAAGGTGATTTCGCAGAGATTGTGCGAGAGGTACGCTGGGAACTGAATCTTCGCGGCTATAAACACGTCCAGATTTTCGTTTCTGGAGGCTTGAACGAGGAATCAGTTAGACAGCTGAGCGATGCGGGTGCAGACGCGTTCGGCGTAGGCACATACGTAAGCAATTCGCCTACCGTAAACTTTGCCATGGATATAATTGAGATGGATGGGAAATTGTGCGCAAAGCGGGGCAAGCTTGGAGGGCGAAAGGAAGTGTGGCGATGCCAAAAATGTTTAGCTGACGTAGTTTTGCCATATGATGAACCTCAGCCTAGATGCCCAAAATGTCGAGGTAAAACAGAGCGCATGTTAAGACCGTTTGTTAAAAAAGGAAAAGTGGTAGCAAAGTTACCTAAGCCAAAGGAAATCCGCAAATACGTGTTGAAGCAGTTGGCAAAGCTTTCACTTGAATGAACTACTCAATTGGGAAAGTGTTGTGGACTCATGATTTAAAAGGTGATTAGCGTAAGCGTACGCCCTTATACATGTATTATGAACGCTCGGCTGATTTCTTGGAAGAAGAACAATAACGTGTAAAAAGCAGTAGAATCGTCAAAAACATGCTTGCATACGGAATTTTAACGCTTATATTTAAGCATCAACCAAACAGAATAGTTAGTTGTGGTGAAACAGTTTGCCGTACTGTCCAAAATGTGGGAATGAAGTTACAGAAGAAATGGAGTATTGCTCAAAGTGTGGGGCTTCGCTTAAAGCTGAAAAGATTCCTGAAGAGGCTTACGAGAAATACGAGAAACACGAAAAACATGAAAAGCGTGAGAAGGAAGAAAAAGCTGAGAAACACGAAAAAAGAGAAACTAGCCGTTTTTGGGTGCTGATCGGCGGCCTAATCCTTGTAGTCGTTGGAGCAACATCTTTGATAACAACTCTCTTTGAGCTACCTGAGTCATGGCGTGGAGCGTTTTTCCTAGTAGCCATTGGCCTAGTAATCATCATCCTCGCCATTCGTGGAGCGACTAGAGCATCTAGAACAAACCCGCGACCCTAAAGAAGCCATCCGTACAAAAGCCGATACAACCTATGCTCCAAAATGGTTAAAGCAGTTGCTCTACCAAAAACTCGAAAATAATTTTTACCCATAGCCTCAATCATGTCACCAATATCATACCGTGGAAAAAGACAAGACGAAACAATCAATCGTCCCCATTCACCCCTTTTAAGCTCATAAAGCATCTTAATCCCTTGCCCAGTTTCAACCTCAAACAAGTATTTGTCATAATTAGGACTAATGTAAGGAAGGTCGTCAAGTTGCTGACCGTATACACCTTCCGTGGCTGTATACATTTCCACTATTGGAACTGTGCCATAGTAAGACTTCAACCTAGGTGCATACTTATGCTGGATTTTTCTTATGCTCGTACAAAAGAGAGCCTTAAGCCGCCACAACTCTTTCGGTTTTTTCCGATGTTTATTTGCGACGTATTTGGCAAAAGATAAAATCACAGGTGTAACGCCCATTGCAGCAGTAACATTCTGGTTCAACGCCTTCTGATAGACAAGCTCAAACCGTTTCTCCCAATCCGACCTAGTTATGCCGAGACCCAACGCATCGATTTCTTCTTGTTTCGGCAATAAGCTCACTTGGTTAAGCATGGGATTCAGTTTCGCGTAAGTACCTGAACTGTAACCGTAATTTACCCTTTTCCCACTTGTCTCCATTGTTGCTACGGTAGAAGGAAAGTTAAGATTGAGAACTTTTCCAATCAACACAGTGAAGTCGTTTTCCCTTAACGCATAGTTGACTAAAGCCCTTGCCCCACATGAAAATATCTGCTCAAGATGAGTCTTTGTGGCAGGAAGAATCTTTGAGACGCCTGTAGAACCCCTTGTCATAACCCAGCAGACTGGAGGCTCGGAAAGCATGGCTCGATAATTTCCTTTCTTTACCTCTTTCAAATGTGGTAGTAGTTTTTCGTAGCTAATTTTGGGAAAGCTCAGTTGAAAGTCTGCGATATTTTTGATATCATTTATGGAATGTTGCTCTCCATAATCGGTTTTTCGGTAGTGCTCAATTAGATCTTGTAGAGCTTGGTTTTGAGCTTCTGTTGGATTTTCGAGGGCTTGATACCATGGATTAACTAATGCTCGTAAGAAATCATCTGGAGATATTTTAGGAAACATCATTGACAGTAACTTAGGATCCCCTCATAAAGTTTAAGTCAGAGAATCCACAAAAAGAATAGAGGAAGCAAAAATGTCAACAAACGTCTCGATTACAAAAATTTTGGTCCCAGTTGACGGTTCAAAGCCGTCAGACAAAGCTGCAGAATATGCAATAGATATAGCAAAAAGAGTAAAAGCAAACATTGTTGCCGTGCATGTGATACATTTACCCGCTTACGCTTTGACGCCTACGCCCATAGAAGGAATGCCAACCCACATGATGACCCCTATTCCTATGACAATCTCCAATGAAGAAAGAAAGATGGCGGAAAACTACATGAACAAAGTAAAGAAAATGGCAAAAAGAGCTAAAGTTAAAATTGAGACAAAAATCGTTGAAGATCAACCATCAATTGTTCATGCAATAACAAAAATTGCTGAGAAAGAAGGTTGCGACCTTATTGTTATGGGAACTAAAGGCAGAACTGGAATCAAAAGATTCCTTCTAGGAAGCGTAGCCAACGGAGTGTTGACATATGCGCCATGCCCCGTATTAGTGGTAAGATAGCTTATAGAAAAATATATCGAGTTATAACTTAGTGGCAACACAATGGCAATGAATTCTTCGTGTAGTGGACAGGAAGCAAAAAATAAGGGCTTAGTCATCTGCTACTATTGCCACAAATCGTTCTCATCACTAGGAACAGGAAGCGAAACCAAGGGTATGGTAGTTAACTGCCCTCATTGTGGCAAATCATTGCGTTTAGGTAAAACGATGTCAGGGCGTACATGGATTATCCGCCAATTCAAAATTCTAGGTTTGTTTGCGCTCTTGGGTGTCATAGGTATTCTAACATGGATATTTGGAACTGTCGAACCTAGTCCTATGGCATGGCTTGGATTAGGCGGCTCAATTTTTTTCGTAGCAGTGTTTGTTTTTTGCGTTGTGCTAACTTTATATCGTATTGCGCGCGCACGCAAAACGCTTTTATTCAAGAAAACGCACAACACAAGAAAAGAAACACGCAAAGGTTAGATAAGTATTTAACGCACCAAAATTGGTCGCTTAATACTTATTTACTCCCTTTACAAATCAGAATAAACATCACATTAAAACCGAGGAACAAAATATGCAAACTATGTTAAGGCACACAAGAGGCATTTCAACGCTTTCTCTGTTAATTTTGCTTTTAGCGTCTGGAATAGTAGGTGCTGTGCTATCATACTTGTGGACAGAAGGATACTATGTGAACATAAGGCATAGGATTCCCGAAGGCATAACTACAATAACAATCACGAATGTTACATTTCCTCTCGAAGATAGCGCTTATTTCGATGTGACAGTTCTAAATCCATCTTATTCGGAAGCTGATGCGAACATAACTAGTATTGCCATAATCGCTACGACTGATGATTTGGAAACAATTTATAACATTCCAGCGAGTTCCATAGAGCCGTTAATTCCACATCCCCTCTCGAAAGGCGATGCTATAACCTTCAAGTGTACAAGAAACTGGGGAGAATTCGCGGGTCAAACTATTCGTGTTGCCGTATTTCTGCAAAATGACTCGGGCGCAACATTTCCATATAAAACAGGTAAAGTAGAGTTGGAAATTGTTAGTGTAGATCTTGACACCACAGTAACTGTTGAGCGTTTTAATGTGACTATAGGGAATGCAGCGGAATCTCTTATACCATTAAATATAACAGAAATAATGTTTGATTCTACGAGCATTCCATCCCAAAACATAACGTTAAAAGATGAAAATGCTACACTTCCACAGCAATTTCAACCAGGCCAAAGTAAGACTTTTTTATGTAACTGGAACTTGTGGAGAGAAGGTGCTTTGGATGGTTCTTCTCACACAATTACCGTGAAAACATTGCAAGGTTATTCTGCAATCAAAACAGAATCCTTGCCTCCCTCTGTGATGCTTAATATAACTGATATAGCTTTCAATGCATCTGACACTAGTGGATTTAATGTAACAATTTCCAATCTACCGTCATCGCCGCATCTTGTCAATATCAACAAAGTAACAATTACAAATGGGACTCAAATTTTCGAGGATGTAAAAGTAATAATTGTATTACCACTGGGGCTTATGCCAGGTGAAAATGCTACCCTTCAATGCTTGTGGGATTGGGGAGAGTTCAAAGGTCAAGAGATAAAAATAACAGTTTATACAACGCAAGGCTTCTCTATATATGAATATAAGACGTTTCCTGACGAAGAATAGGCTCTTAATTCAGCAATCTTCTAATTCCAAGACACGAGTTTAGCGAAGCGTTAATCTTTAACCTCTTGCCTACTGATAGTTTCTAAACAGCTTTGCAAGGCGAGATGACACAACATGACAGAATATGATTCTGTTATCGTAGGCGCAGGTATAATTGGATTAGCAACTGCTTATCACATTAAAAAACAGCGACCAAACGACCGAATTCTTGTCATAGATAAGATGAGCACAGCCGGCCAAGGAAATACCGCTAAAAGCGCTGCGATGTTCAGATGTTTCTTCTACTCTCATACAAACCTCACTTTAGTGGATACCACGGTTGAATTCTTCAAGCATGTTCAAAACCAGCTAGGCGTAGATTTGAAGTTGAAATGGGCTGGCTATTTGTGGCTTTTTTCAAAAGAACATTATAGGATTATAGAGCCTATTCTTAGGTCTATGGCAGAAAACGGCCTTGGATATGAAGTGTATGAAGAAGAAGAGTTGACAAAGCGTCTCAATCTTAGAACAAAAGTTACAACAGATGAGGAGGCACAAATGATGGGATTAGCAGATGTGGAAAAAGGAGTATTTGTTCCTAAGGCAGGGTCCATCGACATAGACTTGCTAGTTCAGTTCTACAAAGAAGAATTTCAAAAGATGGGCGGAGAAATTCTATACAACACGAAAGCTGAGAAGATACTAGTAGAGCCAGAGCAGCCCTTAGGAATGCCTGATGAACCCTTTTTCTGGCAAAAATCCAAGGCTGCCGGAGTTGACACTAACAGAGGCACAATTAAAGCGAAGAAAACCATTATTGCTGCAGGCGTGTGGGCGAATACTCTGCTTCATCAAGTTGGAGTTTACGCGCCGATGGAACCTATAAAGCGTCAACTTTTTTCTGTGAAGGCATCAACGACAGCGTTGAGACAGCTTTTAGGTGTCAGAGGCTTCAATGTGGAAGACTGTGTACCTTTCACAATTTTGCCAGAACCAGCGATTTACATTAAACCTGCCGTGGATGAAAACGCTTTTTGGCTGAGCTATGGCGACGATTTTCCAAGAGCCTTTAAGCTAGAAGATGACCCTCAATCTGAAGAAAATTTTTACCGTTATGGAATCTATCAAGTAGTGACAAAGTATTTTCCTCAGTTTTTGGGAGCGCAGCCTTATGGTTCTTGGGCAGGTCAGTATGCGCTTAATACCATCGATGGGCAACCCGTTATTTTTGAAGAAAACGACTTGTTGGTGGTCGGAAGTTGCAGCGGCAGTGGGAACATGAAAGGTGATGCTATAGGCCAAATTGCCGCAGCCTTGTATAAAGGTGAAGAATACACAAACCTTTATGGGGACAAAAAGTTTAGAGTAAGCGACCTTGGCATGGCAAAGCGTCATGTGGAGCCAGAAAAACTCATAATATAGGTGAACAACTTGAAAACACCATTAAAAGTTACTAAAAGAACCAGCACAATAAAATACGCAATTAGAGACGTTATTGGATTCGCCAAAAAACTTGAAAAAAAAGGAAAACAGATAACTTACCTTAACATAGGCGACCCGGTAAAATTCGATTTCGATACACCTGAACACGTTAAACAGGCTCTTTTTGAGGCAGTAAAAGCCGGAGAAAATTGGTACGGTCCTTCAGAGGGACTTTTAGAGCTAAGAGAAGCAATTTGCAAAAAAGAAAAACGTGTTAACAACATTGACATTTTACCCGAAAACGTCATAGTCACTACAGGTGTTTCTGAAGGTATATTCATGGTTATGGCAGCGATAATCGAAAAAGGCGACGAAATTCTAGTGCCTGGTCCCACCTACCCGCCGTATACTTCGTATGCCAAGTTTTTTGAGGGAAAACCCGTATCTTACAAGACTGTTGAAGAAGAAGGATGGCAGCCTGACATTGAGGATATGCAGTTAAAAATTTCTGAAAAGACAAAAGGCATTGTGATAATAAATCCAAACAACCCTTGCGGCGCCGTGTATGACGAGAACACAGTAAAGAAAATTGTTGACTTAGCAGCCGAAAATGACCTGTTGGTTTTGTCTGATGAAATCTACGACAGGATAGTGTATGAAGAACAGTTTATA
Encoded here:
- a CDS encoding nicotinate phosphoribosyltransferase; amino-acid sequence: MRLFHVASDKEIKQAETTDIYFVHTKKILEAKSLEKIRVVAEVTPGRLPENWPWSILCGIEELAHLFRGIPVDVYSMPEGTVFYPTDYQGFREPVLRIEGSYGKFCLYETPLLGLICQASGIATRAARVKKIAENKNVISFGIRRMHPALSSIIDRAAFIGGFDAVSSLTGAKTTDTKPVGTMPHALIIVVGDQIKAWKAFDSIIEEDVPRVVLVDTYSDEKMEAIMAAEAVKNLKAVRLDTPASRKGDFAEIVREVRWELNLRGYKHVQIFVSGGLNEESVRQLSDAGADAFGVGTYVSNSPTVNFAMDIIEMDGKLCAKRGKLGGRKEVWRCQKCLADVVLPYDEPQPRCPKCRGKTERMLRPFVKKGKVVAKLPKPKEIRKYVLKQLAKLSLE
- a CDS encoding zinc ribbon domain-containing protein, with product MPYCPKCGNEVTEEMEYCSKCGASLKAEKIPEEAYEKYEKHEKHEKREKEEKAEKHEKRETSRFWVLIGGLILVVVGATSLITTLFELPESWRGAFFLVAIGLVIIILAIRGATRASRTNPRP
- a CDS encoding GH3 auxin-responsive promoter family protein, with product MMFPKISPDDFLRALVNPWYQALENPTEAQNQALQDLIEHYRKTDYGEQHSINDIKNIADFQLSFPKISYEKLLPHLKEVKKGNYRAMLSEPPVCWVMTRGSTGVSKILPATKTHLEQIFSCGARALVNYALRENDFTVLIGKVLNLNFPSTVATMETSGKRVNYGYSSGTYAKLNPMLNQVSLLPKQEEIDALGLGITRSDWEKRFELVYQKALNQNVTAAMGVTPVILSFAKYVANKHRKKPKELWRLKALFCTSIRKIQHKYAPRLKSYYGTVPIVEMYTATEGVYGQQLDDLPYISPNYDKYLFEVETGQGIKMLYELKRGEWGRLIVSSCLFPRYDIGDMIEAMGKNYFRVFGRATALTILEHRLYRLLYGWLL
- a CDS encoding universal stress protein encodes the protein MSTNVSITKILVPVDGSKPSDKAAEYAIDIAKRVKANIVAVHVIHLPAYALTPTPIEGMPTHMMTPIPMTISNEERKMAENYMNKVKKMAKRAKVKIETKIVEDQPSIVHAITKIAEKEGCDLIVMGTKGRTGIKRFLLGSVANGVLTYAPCPVLVVR
- a CDS encoding FAD-binding oxidoreductase, which gives rise to MTEYDSVIVGAGIIGLATAYHIKKQRPNDRILVIDKMSTAGQGNTAKSAAMFRCFFYSHTNLTLVDTTVEFFKHVQNQLGVDLKLKWAGYLWLFSKEHYRIIEPILRSMAENGLGYEVYEEEELTKRLNLRTKVTTDEEAQMMGLADVEKGVFVPKAGSIDIDLLVQFYKEEFQKMGGEILYNTKAEKILVEPEQPLGMPDEPFFWQKSKAAGVDTNRGTIKAKKTIIAAGVWANTLLHQVGVYAPMEPIKRQLFSVKASTTALRQLLGVRGFNVEDCVPFTILPEPAIYIKPAVDENAFWLSYGDDFPRAFKLEDDPQSEENFYRYGIYQVVTKYFPQFLGAQPYGSWAGQYALNTIDGQPVIFEENDLLVVGSCSGSGNMKGDAIGQIAAALYKGEEYTNLYGDKKFRVSDLGMAKRHVEPEKLII
- a CDS encoding aminotransferase class I/II-fold pyridoxal phosphate-dependent enzyme — encoded protein: MKTPLKVTKRTSTIKYAIRDVIGFAKKLEKKGKQITYLNIGDPVKFDFDTPEHVKQALFEAVKAGENWYGPSEGLLELREAICKKEKRVNNIDILPENVIVTTGVSEGIFMVMAAIIEKGDEILVPGPTYPPYTSYAKFFEGKPVSYKTVEEEGWQPDIEDMQLKISEKTKGIVIINPNNPCGAVYDENTVKKIVDLAAENDLLVLSDEIYDRIVYEEQFISTASIAKDFPVVGLNGFSKAYLATGWRLGYFYFHDPEGRLEMLKESVKKESRIRLCTNTPVQKAGVAALNGSQEHITKMVEKLRKRRDYAWKRLNEIEGISCTKPKGAFYVFPRIHDVGHRWKTDLEFVLDVLEKTGVLFVHGSGFCNTYGIGHVRGVFLPPIGVLENAFDRLEKFMKS